A single Curtobacterium sp. MCJR17_020 DNA region contains:
- a CDS encoding tetratricopeptide repeat protein, with translation MSTADWEARVAALWADDTIDDQERIDRMRELADAAPHPALGAFELGGANDSGGHEAEADVHYAAATATGLADVDPARAAQMVVQHASTLRNLDRVDEAIAMLRDAPEHPSTGAAPKVFLALALHSAGRHDEALRVAIEAVEPTLPRYHRSVRAYAAALTE, from the coding sequence ATGAGCACCGCAGACTGGGAAGCCCGCGTCGCCGCACTCTGGGCCGACGACACGATCGACGACCAGGAGCGCATCGACCGCATGCGCGAACTCGCCGACGCTGCGCCGCACCCGGCCCTCGGCGCGTTCGAACTCGGCGGCGCGAACGACTCCGGCGGCCACGAGGCCGAGGCCGACGTCCACTACGCAGCCGCCACCGCCACGGGACTCGCCGACGTCGATCCTGCCCGGGCTGCGCAGATGGTCGTACAACACGCCTCGACCCTGCGGAACCTCGACCGCGTCGACGAGGCCATCGCGATGCTCCGCGACGCCCCGGAGCACCCGTCCACCGGTGCCGCGCCGAAGGTGTTCCTCGCGCTCGCCCTGCACAGTGCAGGCCGTCACGACGAGGCTCTCCGTGTCGCGATCGAGGCCGTCGAACCGACACTCCCCCGCTACCACCGGTCCGTCCGCGCCTACGCGGCTGCCCTCACCGAGTGA
- a CDS encoding DUF6807 family protein, translating into MTLPGVVLVGARGYGLHHRANIDRLVAAGVCTLTAVVDPTLGTTSDDGAVVVADVVAALDHGPVDVVVIAAPIAAHLPLALAALEAGADVLLEKPPVTTRDALDTLLDAEQRTGRVVQVGFQSLGSEALPAFRDGSLVGPVRSAAAVGTWTRNQAYWDRSGWAGRRRVQGVDVLDGVVTNPLAHAVATALALVGCRRASDVRRVEVELFRANDIEGDDTSAVRVTTSAGREATAALTLCGPSEVLPTVRVRGTAGSAVLHYTADEVTVGDTTRTLGRTDLLENLLAHRSRGDDLLVPLVSTGAFVEVLEAVRAAEPVRIDHPWVTWQGEGTARRPLVADVEAIVDRAADARALFSEVGAPWAHTTRDEVLQVLRVDGAPVATELDGSGTIATSSPRPYLHPVRALGGTLLSAHHPADHDWHCGVGVAIPDVDGVNCWGGRTYVHGPGYVWRDDHGRVDVARSEQHPAPHGGGTVQELVWRAPDHTVVLHEDRTLAWRAVDSGWELTWSSSFRTPGDAVVHLGGPGSNGRVGAGYGGFFWRFADCTDVLVRTADAQGEAAVHGSVTPWVEWSAVFEGAPATIRLEALDHRDPWFVRAAEYPAIGSALAWRAPALVHPGVPLVRSFRATITDGATIADGATPGGNTLDR; encoded by the coding sequence ATGACCCTGCCCGGAGTGGTGCTCGTCGGTGCGCGTGGGTACGGCCTGCACCACCGCGCGAACATCGACCGGCTCGTCGCCGCGGGGGTCTGCACGCTGACCGCCGTCGTCGACCCCACACTGGGCACCACCTCCGACGACGGGGCGGTCGTCGTGGCCGACGTCGTGGCAGCGCTCGACCACGGCCCGGTCGACGTCGTCGTCATCGCTGCCCCGATCGCCGCGCACCTGCCGCTGGCGCTCGCTGCCCTCGAGGCCGGGGCAGACGTCCTGCTCGAGAAGCCCCCCGTGACCACCCGCGACGCGCTCGACACCCTGCTCGACGCCGAGCAGCGCACCGGCCGCGTCGTGCAGGTCGGGTTCCAGAGCCTCGGGTCCGAGGCGCTGCCGGCGTTCCGTGACGGGTCGCTCGTCGGTCCGGTCCGCTCCGCCGCGGCCGTCGGCACGTGGACGAGGAACCAGGCGTACTGGGACCGTTCCGGGTGGGCCGGACGGCGTCGGGTCCAGGGCGTCGACGTCCTCGACGGCGTCGTGACGAACCCGCTCGCCCACGCGGTCGCGACGGCCCTGGCGCTCGTCGGCTGCCGTCGGGCGTCCGACGTCAGGCGCGTCGAGGTCGAGCTGTTCCGGGCGAACGACATCGAGGGCGACGACACCTCGGCCGTCCGGGTCACGACCAGCGCCGGACGCGAAGCCACCGCGGCCCTGACCCTCTGCGGTCCGTCCGAGGTCCTGCCGACCGTTCGGGTCCGCGGCACCGCCGGGAGCGCCGTGCTGCACTACACGGCTGACGAGGTCACCGTCGGCGACACCACCCGGACGCTCGGCCGGACGGACCTGCTCGAGAACCTGCTCGCCCACCGGTCCCGCGGGGACGATCTGCTCGTCCCCCTGGTCTCCACGGGTGCGTTCGTCGAGGTGCTCGAGGCCGTTCGTGCCGCCGAGCCCGTCCGCATCGACCACCCCTGGGTGACGTGGCAGGGCGAGGGGACTGCCCGTCGTCCGCTCGTCGCCGACGTCGAAGCGATCGTCGACCGCGCCGCCGACGCACGTGCGTTGTTCTCCGAGGTCGGTGCGCCCTGGGCCCACACCACCCGCGACGAGGTGCTGCAGGTCCTGCGCGTCGACGGGGCCCCGGTGGCCACGGAACTCGACGGCTCCGGGACCATCGCGACGTCGTCGCCGCGACCGTACCTGCACCCGGTGCGGGCCCTCGGCGGCACCCTCCTGAGCGCCCACCACCCGGCCGACCACGACTGGCACTGCGGCGTCGGGGTCGCGATCCCGGACGTCGACGGCGTGAACTGCTGGGGCGGCCGCACCTACGTGCACGGTCCGGGCTACGTCTGGCGCGACGACCACGGCCGCGTCGACGTCGCGCGCTCCGAGCAACACCCCGCTCCGCACGGTGGCGGCACGGTCCAGGAACTCGTCTGGCGCGCGCCCGACCACACGGTCGTCCTGCACGAGGACCGTACACTCGCCTGGCGCGCCGTCGACTCCGGGTGGGAGCTGACCTGGTCGTCCTCGTTCCGAACCCCCGGCGACGCCGTCGTGCACCTCGGCGGTCCGGGCAGCAACGGCCGGGTCGGTGCCGGGTACGGCGGCTTCTTCTGGCGCTTCGCCGACTGCACCGACGTGCTCGTCCGGACCGCTGACGCACAGGGCGAAGCGGCCGTGCACGGCTCGGTCACACCGTGGGTCGAGTGGTCGGCGGTGTTCGAGGGAGCGCCGGCCACGATCCGGCTCGAAGCGCTCGACCACCGCGATCCCTGGTTCGTCCGGGCCGCCGAGTACCCGGCGATCGGTTCGGCCCTCGCCTGGCGTGCGCCGGCGCTCGTGCACCCCGGCGTCCCGCTCGTCCGGTCCTTCCGCGCGACGATCACCGACGGTGCGACGATCGCCGACGGTGCGACGCCGGGCGGCAATACGCTGGACCGATGA
- a CDS encoding carbohydrate ABC transporter permease → MTATLPSAPGAPATDNTTKSKSKSTRKSTTKRLDGPPRPKAIAATALLWVFIIAFGFPVLWFVLSAFKPGGELFSYPLTLLPKNWSVSGFTEAWASYDFARYFGNTVIVALVTTVLTVLASAATGYALAKYDNKWLKVFFVCILATTMLPTEVILAPTFIVIRDLGMYDSLAGIIVPSVITATGIFMFRQFFITVPDDLVEAARIDGASEFGIFWRIMLPISRPIMLTLAIFSFQWRWNDYIWPLLVLNDPHQFTIQIALQSIVGAENVNWTVLLGASVISIIPLVLIYLVFQKYVNGADLNAGLKD, encoded by the coding sequence ATGACCGCCACCCTGCCCAGCGCCCCCGGCGCACCCGCAACCGACAACACGACCAAGAGCAAGAGCAAGAGCACGCGCAAGAGCACGACCAAGCGCCTCGACGGCCCGCCCCGTCCGAAGGCCATCGCCGCCACCGCCCTGCTCTGGGTCTTCATCATCGCCTTCGGCTTCCCGGTCCTCTGGTTCGTGCTGAGCGCCTTCAAGCCCGGCGGCGAACTGTTCTCGTACCCGCTGACCCTGCTGCCGAAGAACTGGTCGGTGAGCGGCTTCACCGAGGCGTGGGCGAGCTACGACTTCGCCCGCTACTTCGGCAACACCGTCATCGTCGCGCTGGTCACCACCGTGCTCACCGTGCTGGCGAGCGCCGCCACCGGCTACGCCCTGGCGAAGTACGACAACAAGTGGCTGAAGGTCTTCTTCGTCTGCATCCTGGCGACGACGATGCTGCCGACCGAGGTCATCCTCGCGCCGACGTTCATCGTCATCCGCGACCTCGGCATGTACGACTCGTTGGCCGGCATCATCGTGCCGTCGGTCATCACCGCCACCGGCATCTTCATGTTCCGGCAGTTCTTCATCACGGTGCCCGACGACCTGGTCGAGGCCGCGCGCATCGACGGTGCGAGCGAGTTCGGGATCTTCTGGCGGATCATGCTGCCGATCTCCCGGCCGATCATGCTGACGCTCGCGATCTTCTCGTTCCAGTGGCGGTGGAACGACTACATCTGGCCGCTCCTGGTGCTCAACGACCCGCACCAGTTCACGATCCAGATCGCGCTGCAGAGCATCGTCGGTGCCGAGAACGTCAACTGGACCGTCCTGCTCGGCGCCTCGGTGATCTCGATCATCCCGCTCGTGCTCATCTACCTGGTGTTCCAGAAGTACGTGAACGGCGCGGACCTCAACGCGGGACTCAAGGACTGA
- a CDS encoding sugar ABC transporter permease — protein MSIPTAAGDVQTAVPTPVPPRRPGAAKTTKRRRSGVSKPVLAPILFVSVNAVLFVVFFVWPAVIGLGYSFTDYNGVVDPKFIGLANYFELFADDTFYAALGRTFLYAIVAVPLGFVLALSMALMLTSPAAKGRSVARIVFFVPWLISPIVTGVIWRWMFGENFGLANFVIESLGGKAVPWQSNADLSLLVVVFATAWAGAAFNMLLFVAAIRNVPQSYYEAASLDGAGAWHQFRYITLPSIAPTSFIVILLSSLGAFKEFATIQALNGGGPGTDNNLLVQYIYTNGFQNAHIGYASAASMVLMLILMAIALIQLAVNRRTEARR, from the coding sequence GTGAGCATCCCCACCGCAGCCGGTGACGTGCAGACCGCCGTCCCCACCCCGGTGCCGCCCCGCCGGCCCGGAGCCGCGAAGACGACGAAGCGCCGACGCTCCGGCGTCAGCAAGCCCGTCCTCGCCCCGATCCTGTTCGTGAGCGTCAACGCCGTCCTGTTCGTCGTGTTCTTCGTGTGGCCCGCCGTCATCGGTCTCGGCTACTCGTTCACCGACTACAACGGCGTCGTCGACCCGAAGTTCATCGGGTTGGCGAACTACTTCGAGCTGTTCGCCGACGACACCTTCTACGCAGCCCTCGGGCGCACCTTCCTCTACGCGATCGTCGCCGTCCCGCTCGGCTTCGTGCTCGCACTGTCGATGGCGCTGATGCTGACGAGCCCGGCGGCGAAGGGCCGCAGCGTCGCCCGCATCGTGTTCTTCGTGCCGTGGCTCATCTCCCCGATCGTCACCGGTGTCATCTGGCGGTGGATGTTCGGCGAGAACTTCGGCCTGGCGAACTTCGTCATCGAGTCCCTCGGTGGCAAGGCCGTGCCGTGGCAGTCGAACGCCGACCTGTCGCTGCTCGTGGTGGTGTTCGCCACCGCGTGGGCCGGAGCCGCCTTCAACATGCTGCTGTTCGTCGCTGCGATCCGGAACGTGCCGCAGTCGTACTACGAGGCGGCGTCCCTCGACGGGGCCGGCGCGTGGCACCAGTTCCGGTACATCACGCTGCCGAGCATCGCGCCGACGTCGTTCATCGTGATCCTGCTGTCGTCGCTCGGTGCGTTCAAGGAGTTCGCCACCATCCAGGCGCTCAACGGCGGCGGACCCGGCACCGACAACAACCTGCTCGTGCAGTACATCTACACGAACGGGTTCCAGAACGCCCACATCGGCTACGCGAGCGCGGCGTCGATGGTCCTCATGCTCATCCTCATGGCCATCGCGCTCATCCAGCTGGCCGTGAACCGTCGGACGGAGGCCCGTCGATGA
- a CDS encoding extracellular solute-binding protein, which yields MKSSKRMLALAGGIAALALLSGCASGSSGDGGKVDQLTFWLSTSTAQEKGYQDLATAYEKKTGVTVKIVNLPYDGLQTKLRESAQANSLPDVVRAAGIDPIWTGKTVDLASIVDDDANKIDQDIIAKDDDGKVTSIPSDVTAAGLFVNKSLFEKAGVDYPTDPAKAWTWDEFLTAADKVKAKTGAKYDMVFDSSPSRLRAYMFTKGTDFMQQEKDGSFPTDAKTVDALQDFADMNDDSVMPKSVWTSGQDPNALFKSGQVVAYFSGVWQSSDFASNITDFDWASAATPADPTHATEINYGGNIVGFDNSDARGAAAKKFIDYMYDPTNYAELVTTNGFLPVETGLDIQYPFESQAAKDSFALYQKEIDAADPISSSYAKESAKWAVEGKELGTDPTTAEVGKLINGQQSAKKTLETITKYYEEHVG from the coding sequence ATGAAGTCATCCAAGAGAATGCTCGCGCTCGCCGGCGGCATCGCCGCACTGGCCCTGTTGAGCGGCTGTGCCTCCGGCAGCTCCGGCGACGGCGGCAAGGTCGATCAGCTGACCTTCTGGCTCTCCACCTCCACCGCGCAGGAGAAGGGCTACCAGGACCTCGCCACCGCGTACGAGAAGAAGACCGGCGTCACGGTCAAGATCGTGAACCTGCCGTACGACGGGCTGCAGACCAAGCTCCGCGAGTCCGCCCAGGCGAACTCGCTGCCCGACGTCGTGCGCGCCGCCGGCATCGACCCGATCTGGACCGGCAAGACCGTCGACCTGGCCTCGATCGTCGACGACGACGCGAACAAGATCGACCAGGACATCATCGCGAAGGACGACGACGGCAAGGTCACTTCGATCCCGTCCGACGTCACCGCTGCCGGCCTGTTCGTGAACAAGTCGCTGTTCGAGAAGGCCGGCGTCGACTACCCGACCGACCCCGCGAAGGCGTGGACCTGGGACGAGTTCCTCACGGCCGCCGACAAGGTGAAGGCGAAGACCGGCGCGAAGTACGACATGGTGTTCGACTCGTCGCCGTCGCGTCTGCGTGCCTACATGTTCACCAAGGGCACCGACTTCATGCAGCAGGAGAAGGACGGCTCCTTCCCGACCGACGCGAAGACCGTGGACGCGCTGCAGGACTTCGCCGACATGAACGACGACTCGGTCATGCCGAAGTCGGTGTGGACGAGCGGCCAGGACCCGAACGCCCTGTTCAAGAGCGGTCAGGTCGTCGCGTACTTCTCGGGTGTCTGGCAGTCGTCGGACTTCGCGTCGAACATCACCGACTTCGACTGGGCGAGCGCCGCCACCCCGGCCGACCCGACCCACGCCACCGAGATCAACTACGGCGGCAACATCGTCGGCTTCGACAACTCGGACGCCCGCGGTGCCGCGGCGAAGAAGTTCATCGACTACATGTACGACCCGACGAACTACGCCGAGCTCGTGACGACGAACGGCTTCCTGCCGGTCGAGACCGGGCTGGACATCCAGTACCCGTTCGAGTCGCAGGCGGCGAAGGACTCCTTCGCGCTCTACCAGAAGGAGATCGACGCAGCCGACCCGATCTCGAGCTCCTACGCCAAGGAGAGCGCGAAGTGGGCGGTCGAGGGCAAGGAGCTCGGCACCGATCCCACCACCGCCGAGGTCGGCAAGCTCATCAACGGGCAGCAGTCGGCGAAGAAGACCCTCGAGACGATCACGAAGTACTACGAGGAGCACGTCGGCTGA
- a CDS encoding LacI family DNA-binding transcriptional regulator, with product MPERGTVTLADVAELAGVSLATASRALNGSTRKVRPESVDRVQAAAHELRYTANVQAQAVARGTTTTLALVVGDIADPYFAAIAAGAIRAADDAGLVVTITSTGGDPSREAAVLGVVAGLRPRAVVLAVSRRLGARQTSGASDSAAAVGALVAAGAGVSALVSDLDGAAAGVPGVHGVVIRNLSGAAALAGALVEQGHDSFAVLSGDPDLATAHARVEGFVAGLAAHGIRVPDDSVVPSAFTRDGGYHAMVTLLDRAAGGAWTLPRCVFAVTDLMAVGAVAAIRERGLVPGVDVGVAGFDDVQMLADVVPALSTVRLPLEEIGERAVRRALGLEADGAIDGEVVLRASTAR from the coding sequence ATGCCCGAGCGAGGCACCGTCACCCTGGCCGACGTGGCCGAGCTCGCAGGCGTGTCGCTCGCGACCGCCTCGCGGGCGCTGAACGGCAGCACGCGGAAGGTTCGACCGGAGTCGGTGGACCGGGTGCAGGCCGCCGCCCACGAGCTCCGGTACACCGCCAACGTGCAGGCGCAGGCGGTCGCTCGCGGGACCACCACGACCCTGGCGCTCGTCGTCGGCGACATCGCCGACCCCTACTTCGCCGCGATCGCCGCCGGGGCGATCCGGGCTGCCGACGACGCCGGGCTCGTGGTGACGATCACCTCGACCGGCGGGGACCCCTCGCGCGAGGCCGCGGTGCTCGGGGTGGTCGCCGGACTCCGACCGCGGGCCGTGGTGCTCGCCGTGAGTCGTCGACTCGGTGCCCGGCAGACGTCGGGAGCGTCGGACTCCGCAGCTGCCGTCGGCGCGCTCGTCGCCGCCGGTGCCGGGGTGTCCGCGCTCGTGTCCGACCTCGACGGTGCCGCGGCCGGAGTGCCCGGCGTGCACGGGGTCGTCATCCGGAACCTCAGTGGTGCCGCGGCCCTGGCAGGAGCGCTCGTCGAACAGGGGCACGACTCGTTCGCCGTCCTGTCCGGCGACCCGGACCTGGCCACGGCGCACGCGCGGGTCGAGGGTTTCGTCGCAGGGCTCGCCGCCCACGGCATCCGGGTGCCGGACGACTCGGTGGTGCCGTCGGCGTTCACGCGCGACGGCGGGTACCACGCGATGGTGACCCTGCTCGACCGGGCGGCGGGAGGCGCGTGGACGTTGCCGCGGTGCGTGTTCGCGGTCACCGACCTGATGGCGGTGGGGGCGGTCGCGGCGATCCGGGAGCGTGGGCTCGTCCCCGGGGTGGACGTCGGCGTCGCGGGGTTCGACGACGTGCAGATGCTCGCCGACGTCGTGCCGGCGCTCAGCACGGTGCGGCTCCCGTTGGAGGAGATCGGGGAGCGGGCGGTGCGGCGGGCGCTGGGTCTCGAGGCCGACGGTGCCATCGACGGCGAGGTCGTGCTGCGCGCGAGCACGGCGCGGTAG
- a CDS encoding Gfo/Idh/MocA family oxidoreductase gives MNGVTGRMGYRQHLVRSILAIRQDGGLRLPDGSRVQLEPILVGRNAAKLEEIATRHGLEHWTTDLDAALADPRWDVFADFAVTSARADALRKAIAAGKAVYTEKPTAETSAEALELARLAAEAGVPNGVVHDKLYLPGLRKLRRLIDSGFFGKVLSVRGEFGYWVFEGDWQSAQRPSWNYRQQDGGGIVVDMFPHWNYVLEQLFGRVESVYARAVTHIEQRTDEQGHEYPATADDAAYGVFDLAGGITAQINSSWAVRVDRDELVEFQVDGTDGSAVAGLFGCRIQPRTATPKPVWNPDLKDDRDYKAQWLEVPDNEVFGNGFRAQWEDFLQDLVAGRPHPYDLLSGARGVALAEAGLRSSTEGRRVDLPELHLPTGAEPRLQVETPEVAQHTGTVGARA, from the coding sequence ATGAACGGCGTCACCGGACGCATGGGCTACCGCCAGCACCTCGTCCGGTCGATCCTGGCCATCCGACAGGACGGCGGACTCCGGCTGCCGGACGGCTCCCGCGTGCAGCTCGAACCGATCCTGGTCGGCCGCAACGCCGCGAAGCTCGAGGAGATCGCCACCCGCCACGGCCTCGAGCACTGGACGACCGACCTCGACGCCGCCCTCGCGGACCCGCGCTGGGACGTCTTCGCCGACTTCGCCGTCACGAGCGCCCGTGCCGACGCCCTGCGCAAGGCGATCGCCGCCGGCAAGGCGGTCTACACCGAGAAGCCGACCGCCGAGACCTCCGCCGAAGCGCTCGAGCTCGCCCGACTGGCCGCCGAGGCCGGGGTGCCGAACGGCGTCGTGCACGACAAGCTCTACCTGCCGGGCCTGCGGAAACTGCGCCGCCTGATCGACTCCGGGTTCTTCGGGAAGGTCCTCAGCGTGCGCGGCGAGTTCGGCTACTGGGTGTTCGAGGGGGACTGGCAGAGTGCCCAGCGCCCGAGCTGGAACTACCGGCAGCAGGACGGCGGCGGGATCGTCGTCGACATGTTCCCGCACTGGAACTACGTGCTCGAGCAGCTGTTCGGCCGCGTCGAGTCCGTGTACGCCCGCGCCGTCACCCACATCGAGCAGCGCACCGACGAGCAGGGCCACGAGTACCCGGCGACCGCGGACGACGCCGCCTACGGGGTCTTCGACCTCGCCGGCGGCATCACGGCGCAGATCAACTCGAGCTGGGCGGTCCGGGTCGACCGTGACGAACTCGTCGAGTTCCAGGTCGACGGCACCGACGGCAGCGCCGTCGCGGGACTGTTCGGCTGCCGGATCCAGCCACGAACGGCCACGCCGAAGCCGGTGTGGAACCCGGACCTGAAGGACGACCGCGACTACAAGGCACAGTGGCTCGAGGTCCCCGACAACGAGGTGTTCGGCAACGGGTTCCGCGCCCAGTGGGAGGACTTCCTGCAGGACCTGGTCGCCGGCCGCCCGCACCCCTACGACCTGCTGTCCGGTGCCCGCGGCGTGGCGCTGGCGGAGGCCGGCCTGCGGTCCAGCACCGAGGGTCGACGCGTGGACCTGCCGGAGCTGCACCTGCCCACGGGGGCCGAGCCGCGCCTCCAGGTCGAGACACCGGAGGTCGCCCAGCACACCGGGACGGTCGGCGCACGCGCATGA
- a CDS encoding DUF993 family protein, with the protein MTGLTLLAADGSTSRATLNPPAVTAAAKPTAPLTERLVYAAAHVVPRAAADNTPGAPADLDWDATLAFRHHLWSWGLGVADAMDTAQRNMGLDPAATRELITRSAREAQSVGGRIVVGVNTDDLPDDGDDLPTEQQVVDAYVAQLHHAEDAGAGVVLMASRHLARLAQRADSDSPSSNAAASTYRRIYGRVIEQASAPVVLHWLGEAFDPALAGYFGGQQGPDTVLDIMRDAGPKVSGIKMSLLNARAEVALRSQLPATARMFTGDDFHYVDLVAGDGRAHSDALLGAFAAVAPIASAAVRALPDETAYRALLAPTEALSRQVFSAPTWHYKTGIAFLAWLNGHQPAFQMVGGQHAGRSLPHLSETVRLANACGALEHPDLAASRWHALLAVAGVETGPTGRPGSPAVDRTVAEVVA; encoded by the coding sequence ATGACCGGCCTCACCCTCCTCGCCGCCGACGGCTCGACCAGCCGGGCGACCCTGAACCCTCCGGCAGTCACGGCCGCCGCCAAGCCGACCGCGCCCCTGACCGAGCGCCTCGTCTACGCGGCCGCCCACGTCGTCCCGCGCGCCGCCGCCGACAACACCCCCGGTGCCCCGGCCGACCTCGACTGGGACGCCACCCTCGCGTTCCGCCACCACCTGTGGTCGTGGGGGCTCGGCGTCGCCGACGCGATGGACACCGCGCAGCGGAACATGGGCCTCGACCCGGCCGCGACGCGCGAACTCATCACCCGCAGCGCCCGCGAGGCGCAGTCCGTCGGCGGTCGCATCGTCGTCGGCGTGAACACCGACGACCTGCCGGACGACGGGGACGACCTGCCCACCGAGCAGCAGGTCGTCGACGCGTACGTCGCCCAGCTCCACCACGCCGAGGACGCCGGCGCGGGTGTCGTCCTCATGGCGAGCCGCCACCTGGCGCGACTCGCGCAGCGCGCAGACAGCGACAGCCCCAGCAGCAACGCTGCCGCCAGCACCTACCGCCGCATCTACGGCCGGGTCATCGAGCAGGCGAGCGCCCCCGTCGTCCTGCACTGGCTGGGGGAGGCCTTCGACCCCGCCCTCGCCGGCTACTTCGGCGGGCAGCAGGGCCCCGACACCGTGCTCGACATCATGCGCGACGCCGGGCCGAAGGTCTCCGGCATCAAGATGAGCCTGCTGAACGCCCGTGCCGAGGTCGCCCTCCGCTCCCAGCTGCCCGCGACCGCCCGCATGTTCACCGGCGACGACTTCCACTACGTGGACCTCGTAGCGGGAGACGGCCGAGCCCACTCCGACGCCCTCCTCGGCGCCTTCGCCGCCGTCGCCCCCATCGCCTCCGCCGCCGTCCGGGCCCTGCCCGACGAGACCGCCTACCGCGCCCTCCTCGCCCCCACCGAGGCGCTCTCCCGCCAGGTCTTCAGCGCCCCGACATGGCACTACAAGACCGGCATCGCGTTCCTCGCCTGGCTGAACGGCCACCAGCCCGCCTTCCAGATGGTCGGCGGCCAGCACGCCGGCCGCTCCCTGCCGCACCTGTCCGAGACCGTCCGGCTCGCGAACGCCTGCGGCGCCCTCGAACACCCGGACCTCGCCGCCTCGCGCTGGCACGCGCTGCTCGCGGTGGCCGGCGTGGAGACAGGGCCGACCGGGAGGCCCGGATCACCCGCCGTCGACCGCACCGTCGCCGAGGTGGTCGCGTGA
- a CDS encoding sugar phosphate isomerase/epimerase family protein, with amino-acid sequence MTTAADAVAPVRSAGAAPHPRLSVNQATIKYAPLRRALDTVAGAGVGAIGTWREPVAEVGLAEAVRMVADSGLRVSSHCRGGFFTLPPGTARQQALDDNRRAIDETAALAAAGAPGSAPVLVLVAGGLPEGSRDLVDARGRVADALADLVPHALDAGVQLAVEPLHPMYAADRAVVSTLAQAIDLAAPFPAAAVGVVVDTFHVWWDPALAGSIARAGAAGRIASYQVCDWLTPIAADPLLSRGYPGDGHVDFGPVTDAVVAAGYTGDVEVELFNQTIWDTPPARVVARVVQAFDTAVPLPR; translated from the coding sequence GTGACGACCGCGGCGGACGCCGTCGCGCCGGTGCGGTCCGCCGGTGCTGCGCCGCATCCGCGACTGTCGGTCAACCAGGCGACGATCAAGTACGCGCCGCTCCGGCGGGCGCTCGACACCGTGGCGGGGGCCGGCGTCGGAGCCATCGGCACCTGGCGGGAGCCCGTGGCCGAGGTCGGACTGGCCGAGGCCGTCCGGATGGTCGCGGACTCCGGACTCCGGGTGTCGTCGCACTGCCGCGGAGGTTTCTTCACGCTCCCGCCAGGAACCGCGCGGCAGCAGGCGCTCGACGACAACCGCCGCGCGATCGACGAGACCGCTGCCCTCGCCGCGGCCGGAGCACCCGGTTCGGCGCCCGTGCTCGTGCTCGTCGCCGGGGGACTGCCCGAGGGGTCGCGCGACCTGGTCGACGCCCGCGGCCGGGTGGCCGACGCGCTCGCCGACCTCGTGCCGCACGCCCTCGACGCCGGCGTCCAGCTCGCCGTCGAGCCGCTGCACCCGATGTACGCCGCCGACCGTGCCGTGGTGTCCACGCTCGCGCAGGCGATCGACCTGGCGGCGCCGTTCCCGGCCGCTGCCGTGGGGGTCGTGGTCGACACGTTCCACGTGTGGTGGGACCCGGCGCTCGCGGGGTCGATCGCCCGAGCCGGGGCAGCCGGGCGGATCGCGTCGTACCAGGTGTGCGACTGGCTCACCCCCATCGCGGCGGACCCGCTGCTGTCGCGGGGCTACCCGGGGGACGGCCACGTCGACTTCGGGCCGGTGACGGACGCGGTGGTCGCTGCCGGGTACACCGGTGACGTCGAGGTCGAGCTCTTCAACCAGACGATCTGGGACACCCCGCCCGCCCGGGTGGTGGCGCGCGTCGTGCAGGCGTTCGACACCGCGGTCCCGCTCCCGCGCTGA
- a CDS encoding class I SAM-dependent methyltransferase produces MHAHETTTDGVGSARGWWEQRYAERDGIWSGRVNAVLADVAGALPTAPGGGVRRALDLGCGEGGDVVWLAEQGWDVLGIDLSVTAIKRGSRASVSAGVEEQTAFVAADLATWETAARFDLVTASFLQSWPVEIPRAEILRRATGFVAVGGHLLVTAHAAPPHDDLPAAMREYRFPTPDEDLSALQLDGSWDVVAAELRPRTATTPDGDPHEVLDSVVLVRRGR; encoded by the coding sequence ATGCATGCACACGAGACCACCACCGACGGCGTCGGCTCGGCCCGCGGCTGGTGGGAGCAGCGGTACGCCGAGCGCGACGGGATCTGGTCTGGCCGCGTGAACGCGGTGCTGGCCGACGTCGCCGGGGCGCTGCCGACGGCGCCGGGCGGCGGTGTGCGCCGCGCGCTCGACCTCGGCTGCGGTGAGGGCGGGGACGTCGTCTGGCTCGCCGAGCAGGGTTGGGACGTACTGGGGATCGACCTGTCGGTGACGGCGATCAAGCGCGGTTCGCGGGCGTCCGTGTCGGCCGGGGTCGAGGAACAGACGGCGTTCGTCGCCGCCGACCTCGCCACGTGGGAGACGGCTGCGCGCTTCGACCTGGTGACGGCGTCGTTCCTGCAGTCGTGGCCGGTGGAGATCCCGCGCGCGGAGATCCTGCGGCGGGCGACCGGGTTCGTCGCGGTCGGCGGGCACCTGCTCGTGACCGCGCACGCTGCCCCACCGCACGACGACCTGCCGGCAGCGATGCGGGAGTACCGGTTCCCGACGCCCGACGAGGACCTGTCGGCCCTGCAGCTCGACGGCTCGTGGGACGTCGTCGCCGCCGAGCTCCGGCCGCGCACCGCGACGACGCCCGACGGCGATCCGCACGAGGTGCTCGACAGCGTGGTGCTGGTCCGCCGCGGGCGCTGA